A region of the Roseobacter denitrificans OCh 114 genome:
GCGCGCAAAACGCGGGCTCACCTACGGGGTGTATTCCTATCTTGCGGGCAAAGATCTGGCGGAGGTTTATATCGGCTCTGTCAGTTCGGCAAATGACCGCATTGCGGAGGCCATCGAGGTTATCCGCGATGAATGGGAAAAGGCAGCGACCGAAGGTGTAACGGCACAAGAGGTTGAAAACGCCAAGACCTTCCTGACCGGCGCGTACCCTTTGCGCTTTGATGGCAACGGTCCGATCGCGAATATCATGGTGGGCATGCAAATGCTTGGTCTGCCGATCGACTATATTGCGACGCGCAATGAGCGGGTCGAGGCGGTCACTGTCGAAGGCGTCAAACGCGTTGCCGGCGAACTCCTCGAACCGGAAAACCTGCACTTCGTCGTGGTCGGTCAGCCCGTCGGGCTCGAAACTACGCCCGGCAATTAAAGCGTGGGCATATCTGCCCCGACCAGCGCGGGGCAGACGGTCTTATTCCCCGTAAGGAATCCAGACGTTTTTCACTTCTGTCGCGGCTTCCAGAAAGGCCCGGCCTTCACCGTCTGGGCCATTCCAGTCACGGGCCCGCCCATGGTTGACCCATGTGCGTTTGAGGTTGCTGGCAGCGGCTTTTTCAACCGTTTCCGACAAGCCAGCCGCACCGAAACACCATACTGCATCAACATCCATATGCCCCGCGAGCGGTGCGGCACTATCGGCATGATCTCCGGTAAGAATATTGACGACACCGGCAGGGACATCCGAGGTCTCAAGCACCTGTACGAAGTCGGTCGCTGCAAGTGGAAAGGGCTCAGATGCTGCCAGAATGACCCGGTTTCCCATAGCAATGGCAGGCGCCATGCAGGAAACAAGCCCAAGCAGGGGGGCCTCGTCGGGACAGATCGCACCGATCACGCCTACCGGTTCCTTCATCCCCAAGGCGACGCCGCGCAGGGGGACCCCGTGTATCTGACCGTCGAATTTGTCCGCCCATGCCGCATAGGTAAAGAGCCGCTGCACCGTTGCCTCAACCTCTGCCGCCCCGCGCGTACCACCCTGCAAAGCGTTCAGCCGGGCGGCGAACTCCCCGGCGCGCGCCGACAGGTTCTCGGCGATGTAGTACAGGATCTGCGCGCGCAGATGCCCGGTTGTTTTTGACCATGCACCGGCGCTGCGCGCGGCCTCCACGGCATTGCGCACATCCTTGCGGTTGGCCAGTGACACATGACCCGCCAGCCCGCCCGATTTATTGAAAACGGGCCTTGAATAGCCGCCATCCGGGCGTGCCTGTTTCCCCCCAATGTACAGTTTGGAGGTGCGATCTATCGCGTCGGCGGGTGATGCCTTGCCCGTAACGCGGGCGATTTTCCTCAGCGGTTTTGGTTTGCTCTTCGGTTTTGTGTAGGCAGCCAAACCTTCCCAACCGCCTTCGCGCCCGAAACCGCTTTCGCGCACACCGCCGAACCCGGCTGCGGCGTCCATCATGTTGGTGCCATTGATCCAGACGATCCCGGCGGCAAGTTTGGGTGCGATGTCCAATGCAAGGTTGATGTTCTCGCTCCAGACCGTCGCCGCGAGGCCATAGCGCGTGTTGTTCGCGAGTTGCACGGCCTCCGCCGGGGTGCGGAACGTGGTTGAGACGAGAACGGGGCCAAAGATCTCTTCCTGCATCAACGTATCGGCAGGGTTGAGCCCGGTGATCAATGTGGGCGGGTAAAACGACCCTGTTTGCGGGATCGTGACCGGCGCCACATGGGTGTCGCCGGACCGGTTCGCAGAGACGAGGCCGGAAATGTGACTGACCTGAACCGGATCAACAATCGCGCCCACATCAGTGTTCTTGTCCATCGGATCGCCCACGCGCAGCTTGTCCATCCGTGCGCGCAGTTTCCTGTAAAACACATCCGCCACCGGTTCGTGGACCAGCAGTCTTGAACCGGCACAACAAACCTGCCCCTGATTGAACCAGATCGCATCCACCAGCCCTTCGACGGCGCTGTCGATATCGGCATCGTCGAAAACGATGTAGGGTGATTTTCCGCCCAGTTCCAAGGTGAGCGCCTTGCCACTGCCTGCGGTCTGTTCGCGAATGCGGCGGCCGACCTCGGTGGAGCCGGTGAAAGCGATCTTGTCGACTGGGGCGGCAACAACCCTTTCACCAACCGCGCCATCGCCGATCACGATATTTACGACACCCTTGGGCAGACCGGCCTGCGTGCAAATCTCAGCAAACAGCAACGCGGTCAGAGAGGTGTATTCCGCCGGTTTCAACACCACCGTGTTGCCCATCGCCAGCGCGGGCGCGATTTTCCACGCAAG
Encoded here:
- a CDS encoding aldehyde dehydrogenase family protein, with amino-acid sequence MTVSEIFASMEYGTAPESAADALAWIAEQGGQFGHFIDGAFTSPGEGFETRNPATGETLARLSQATQDDVDRAVAAARRAQPRWEKLGGHGRARFLYSLARLLQKHSRLFAVLETLDNGKPIREARDIDIPLAQRHFYFHAGMAQLMPTELADRAPIGVCGQIIPWNFPLLMLAWKIAPALAMGNTVVLKPAEYTSLTALLFAEICTQAGLPKGVVNIVIGDGAVGERVVAAPVDKIAFTGSTEVGRRIREQTAGSGKALTLELGGKSPYIVFDDADIDSAVEGLVDAIWFNQGQVCCAGSRLLVHEPVADVFYRKLRARMDKLRVGDPMDKNTDVGAIVDPVQVSHISGLVSANRSGDTHVAPVTIPQTGSFYPPTLITGLNPADTLMQEEIFGPVLVSTTFRTPAEAVQLANNTRYGLAATVWSENINLALDIAPKLAAGIVWINGTNMMDAAAGFGGVRESGFGREGGWEGLAAYTKPKSKPKPLRKIARVTGKASPADAIDRTSKLYIGGKQARPDGGYSRPVFNKSGGLAGHVSLANRKDVRNAVEAARSAGAWSKTTGHLRAQILYYIAENLSARAGEFAARLNALQGGTRGAAEVEATVQRLFTYAAWADKFDGQIHGVPLRGVALGMKEPVGVIGAICPDEAPLLGLVSCMAPAIAMGNRVILAASEPFPLAATDFVQVLETSDVPAGVVNILTGDHADSAAPLAGHMDVDAVWCFGAAGLSETVEKAAASNLKRTWVNHGRARDWNGPDGEGRAFLEAATEVKNVWIPYGE